The Microcoleus sp. FACHB-831 genome has a window encoding:
- a CDS encoding Tic20 family protein: protein MSWRGSNTIQDKIFACLTYLVPLVEVLRFGAFLFALLPPLAVLFSPLFFLLPIYGSYWGLVALAIFFGLYFGVVRNQSLSYFLRFHTMQALLLGIFAWLCEYLLQLFGLSQQLVFGGFPTANDPMELLVAIVSSAIFIFVVGGSIYSIFQALRGETAKIPIISDAANSQV, encoded by the coding sequence ATGAGTTGGCGCGGGTCTAACACAATTCAAGACAAAATTTTTGCTTGCTTAACATACCTAGTACCTCTAGTGGAAGTGCTGAGGTTTGGCGCTTTTCTATTCGCGCTCCTTCCTCCCTTAGCAGTATTGTTTTCACCCCTGTTTTTCCTATTACCCATCTACGGCTCTTATTGGGGTCTGGTAGCACTAGCGATTTTCTTTGGCCTTTATTTTGGGGTTGTGAGAAATCAAAGCTTAAGTTACTTCCTTCGTTTCCACACGATGCAGGCGCTGCTGCTGGGGATTTTTGCATGGCTGTGTGAGTACTTGTTGCAACTTTTTGGTCTCTCACAACAACTGGTATTCGGGGGTTTCCCCACTGCAAACGATCCAATGGAACTGCTTGTGGCTATCGTCTCTAGCGCCATTTTTATCTTTGTGGTTGGTGGATCGATATATTCGATTTTCCAAGCTTTGCGCGGTGAAACGGCCAAAATTCCCATAATTTCTGACGCTGCTAATTCCCAGGTTTAG
- a CDS encoding fumarylacetoacetate hydrolase family protein, which produces MAQRYVRVKTSTGHIHYGILQLNRAVQVLDAPPWLHGQIASRELEPDSYQLLAPCAPSKVVAVGKNYADHAAEMGTPVPEEPLLFLKPPTTVIAAGAEILYPRQSQRVDYEGELAIVIGDRVFDCTPEEARRKIWGYTIANDVTARDLQKRDSQWTRGKGFDTFCPLGPWIVREISPAARLQTFVNDNSQPFQSAQIDQMVFAPDFLVSYISQVMTLLPGDVVLTGTPEGVGPLQVGDRVRVEIEGIGKLENTVAMRQ; this is translated from the coding sequence ATGGCGCAGCGCTACGTCAGAGTCAAAACCTCAACAGGACATATCCACTACGGGATACTGCAACTCAACAGAGCCGTCCAGGTACTGGATGCACCGCCCTGGTTACACGGGCAGATTGCTTCACGAGAGTTAGAACCAGATAGTTACCAACTGCTAGCTCCCTGTGCGCCCTCAAAAGTTGTCGCCGTAGGCAAAAATTATGCCGATCACGCTGCTGAAATGGGCACGCCTGTACCCGAAGAGCCATTACTATTTCTCAAACCGCCCACCACAGTTATCGCTGCTGGAGCCGAAATCCTATACCCGCGACAATCGCAGCGGGTGGATTATGAGGGAGAGTTGGCGATTGTGATTGGCGATCGCGTTTTTGACTGTACGCCAGAGGAAGCCAGGAGGAAAATCTGGGGTTATACCATTGCCAATGATGTCACCGCACGCGATCTGCAAAAGCGCGATAGTCAATGGACGCGGGGTAAAGGATTTGATACTTTTTGTCCCCTTGGCCCCTGGATTGTTCGCGAAATAAGTCCTGCTGCACGTTTGCAAACTTTTGTCAATGATAATTCTCAGCCCTTCCAGTCAGCGCAGATCGATCAAATGGTGTTTGCGCCAGATTTTTTAGTGTCTTATATCAGCCAGGTGATGACACTGTTGCCGGGAGATGTGGTGTTGACAGGGACGCCAGAAGGAGTGGGGCCGTTGCAGGTAGGCGATCGCGTCCGAGTCGAAATTGAAGGCATTGGCAAGCTGGAAAACACGGTTGCCATGCGGCAGTAA
- the rpsF gene encoding 30S ribosomal protein S6, translating into MNYVYETMYILRPDLGEELVTQAIAKYQNLVSDNGGTDVESQHRGKRRLAYEIQRQRDGIYIQLNYKGNGTQVAILERAMRLSEEVIRYLTIKQEVPKEEATEEQEVAEVEA; encoded by the coding sequence ATGAATTACGTTTACGAGACAATGTACATCCTCCGCCCCGATTTGGGAGAGGAATTAGTTACACAGGCGATCGCCAAATACCAGAACCTGGTTAGCGACAACGGAGGAACTGACGTTGAAAGCCAGCATCGCGGTAAGCGCCGTCTGGCTTATGAAATCCAACGCCAACGCGATGGCATCTACATCCAGTTGAACTATAAGGGCAATGGTACCCAAGTAGCTATCTTAGAGCGGGCAATGCGCCTGAGCGAAGAGGTGATTCGCTACTTGACCATTAAACAGGAAGTGCCTAAAGAAGAAGCAACTGAAGAGCAAGAAGTAGCTGAGGTAGAAGCCTAG
- a CDS encoding tetratricopeptide repeat protein: MTDTAPPKVSSWNRQTYQRLKLALSLGLRRQIYLAVCDDLILRNRIANRLYAELGHPQLVNINLNPQQPNPIAQIAQWFATRSIPRVSLGAPAFQILGVELLTKQSASVQALFLRHLGAIERSMLLGPEPINNVSLLLWLPQPWFHSIQQSAPEFWRWHTGVFEFEGEPTPLPPTQRHRPEVSLRTAVGEETPVRGENLKHIVPIDLAGERRDREQKEEIKESQEQRSRNQELQNAPANTSRTAQNPDERSGGVILPALQEIDQLAKSSPDPTVLVEAYLKLGNHYRDRVEQGDATPENLITAIQAYERALQCVGTDYAQASDILNDLGNLYWMLSRSSASPEEILSYLEQGIQAYHLALTKVSADASPLAYAMIQNNLGAAYGDLARYRDSAINLELAVQAYQQALRYRRPLIEGEDATVAMRYASTQNNLGTAYWHLAQHQDPHKNLKLAIDAYSEAVSYYHPEQEPINWAMIQNNLGTAYWNLAQYEQPEEFLPKAIEAYQNALKYRTPEVVPAASAATQNNLGTAYWHLANSSQSDPLMRQEYLRLCIMAYLSAIALAHGLATSTPQVVVSFDVFATYNNLGLAQYQVATDSQFSLESKQKSAHLDAALHHHLLALQGFSNQIRSVGTPVPLTDNYQAALNYVVRTIRTFYREEGIQGQSRALSKVPGQFLPEILPKL, translated from the coding sequence GTGACTGACACTGCTCCTCCAAAAGTTTCGAGCTGGAATCGACAAACCTATCAACGCTTGAAACTAGCGCTGAGTCTTGGTCTGCGTCGTCAAATTTATCTAGCGGTCTGCGATGACTTAATTTTGCGGAACCGGATTGCAAATAGGTTATACGCCGAGTTGGGCCATCCCCAACTGGTTAACATCAACCTAAACCCTCAGCAGCCGAATCCTATTGCTCAGATTGCACAATGGTTCGCCACCCGAAGCATACCCCGCGTCTCTCTGGGCGCTCCCGCATTTCAGATTTTGGGGGTTGAGCTATTAACCAAGCAATCGGCATCCGTACAAGCCTTATTCCTAAGACATCTAGGGGCAATCGAGCGCAGCATGCTTCTTGGCCCAGAGCCAATAAATAACGTTTCCCTGTTGCTCTGGCTGCCCCAACCCTGGTTTCATAGCATCCAGCAGTCAGCCCCTGAGTTTTGGCGCTGGCACACTGGCGTATTTGAATTTGAAGGCGAACCGACACCATTACCGCCGACTCAACGACACAGACCAGAGGTTTCCCTACGAACAGCAGTAGGAGAAGAGACGCCAGTGCGCGGGGAAAACCTAAAGCACATCGTTCCCATTGACCTAGCTGGAGAACGTCGCGATCGCGAACAGAAGGAGGAGATAAAAGAAAGTCAAGAGCAAAGATCTAGGAATCAGGAGTTACAAAATGCTCCTGCTAATACTTCCAGAACTGCTCAAAACCCAGATGAACGCAGCGGCGGGGTAATCCTGCCAGCTTTGCAGGAGATCGACCAATTAGCCAAATCTTCGCCCGATCCCACCGTTTTAGTCGAAGCTTATTTAAAACTGGGAAATCATTATCGCGATCGCGTCGAACAGGGAGACGCCACACCGGAAAACCTGATTACCGCTATCCAAGCCTACGAACGGGCGCTGCAATGTGTAGGAACAGACTACGCACAAGCATCAGACATCCTCAATGACCTGGGCAATCTCTACTGGATGCTCTCGCGCTCTTCCGCCAGTCCCGAAGAGATTCTCTCCTACCTGGAGCAAGGCATTCAAGCGTATCATCTCGCCTTAACTAAGGTAAGTGCAGATGCGTCTCCACTGGCCTACGCGATGATTCAGAATAACTTGGGTGCAGCCTACGGAGATTTAGCCCGCTATCGAGACAGCGCTATTAACTTAGAGCTAGCGGTACAAGCATATCAACAAGCCCTGCGCTATCGCCGACCTCTGATAGAAGGCGAAGATGCAACAGTTGCTATGCGGTATGCTTCAACGCAGAATAATTTGGGCACAGCTTATTGGCATCTAGCCCAGCACCAAGATCCGCACAAAAACCTGAAGTTAGCGATTGACGCCTATAGCGAAGCAGTTTCCTACTATCACCCAGAGCAAGAGCCGATCAACTGGGCGATGATTCAAAATAACCTGGGGACAGCCTACTGGAATCTTGCCCAGTACGAACAGCCAGAAGAATTTTTGCCCAAGGCAATCGAAGCCTACCAGAATGCCCTCAAGTATCGCACCCCAGAGGTGGTTCCTGCCGCCAGCGCTGCCACGCAGAATAACTTAGGTACGGCTTACTGGCATTTGGCTAACTCGTCTCAATCCGACCCTTTGATGCGGCAGGAGTATTTGCGATTGTGTATTATGGCTTACCTTAGCGCGATCGCCCTGGCTCATGGCTTGGCAACAAGTACTCCCCAAGTAGTAGTGAGCTTCGACGTGTTTGCGACTTACAATAATTTGGGACTGGCGCAGTACCAGGTGGCAACGGATAGTCAGTTTTCCTTAGAGAGCAAACAGAAGTCCGCTCATCTGGACGCAGCACTGCACCACCATTTGCTAGCGTTGCAGGGTTTTAGCAACCAAATTAGGAGCGTTGGCACCCCCGTTCCCTTAACCGATAATTACCAAGCAGCGCTAAATTACGTTGTGAGGACGATTCGCACTTTCTACCGCGAAGAAGGCATACAGGGGCAAAGTCGCGCTCTTTCTAAGGTTCCGGGGCAATTTTTGCCGGAAATATTACCAAAACTGTAA
- a CDS encoding RNA helicase, whose product MESFGRIVPPTLPSSSYLDLFPFELDDFQSRAIAALDAGRSVVVCAPTGSGKTLIGEYAIYRALKRGGRVFYTTPLKALSNQKFRDFRDRFGVNLVGLLTGDNSINREAPILVMTTEIFRNMLYGTPIGEVGTSLVGVEAVVLDECHYMNDRQRGTVWEESIIYCPADIQLLALSATVANSDQLTDWLNRVHGATELIYSDFRPVPLNFHFCNPKGLFPLLDDNQKKINPRLVGTKRRKQAEQGSRQREESPSLGFVVSALWERDMLPAIYFIFSRRGCDKAVEEMGDLILVNRGEREVLKQRIEEFLAKNPDAGSPGRVQALLRGIASHHAGILPAWKGLVEELFQMGLVKVVFATETLAAGINMPARTTVISSLSKRTDDGHRLLKASEFLQMAGRAGRRGMDTVGHVVTLQTPFEGAKEAAYLATSQADPLVSQFTPSYGMVLNLLQTHTLEEARDLIERSFAQYLATLYLKPQEQAIADLTAEVEQIEADLAVIDPKQVASYEKLLGRLKEERRLLKMLVDDAEEVRTSETAKALNLASPGTVLHLKGKHVPVSSPLPAVLIGKVPGRGQAPYLICLAQDNRWYVVTTVDVVGCSLEDRLPVPTKALPIPPDELNLTKVGDRKRGDPSTAEFAASIPASYSPVTEEPEVMEQFQHVEAVKALLDTHPMRQWGNPTTLLKRNAKRLTLCQEIAERKAELREIWAHHWQEFLDLIEILQRMGALDGLKPTRLGEAAAAIRGDNELWLGMALMSGELDDLDPHHLGAACAALLTETPRPDSWTRYELSPRVYEGLGGLRPLRRSLFQMQRRYRVALPVWSEASLVSLVEQWALGVEWPELCRNTSLDEGDVVRILRRTVDFLSQIPHVPGISEVLRRNAIRAIQLIDRFPVNEVVA is encoded by the coding sequence ATGGAATCATTTGGCCGTATTGTGCCCCCTACATTGCCTAGCAGCTCCTACCTCGACCTGTTTCCTTTTGAACTGGATGATTTCCAATCCAGAGCGATCGCCGCTCTAGACGCGGGTCGCTCAGTTGTCGTGTGTGCCCCAACAGGATCGGGCAAAACCTTAATTGGCGAGTACGCCATTTACCGCGCCCTCAAGAGGGGGGGCAGGGTATTTTACACAACTCCCCTCAAAGCACTCTCTAACCAGAAATTTCGCGATTTTCGCGATCGCTTTGGAGTCAACCTAGTAGGCTTGCTCACTGGCGATAACTCGATCAACCGAGAAGCGCCAATTCTGGTAATGACAACAGAAATCTTCCGCAATATGCTCTACGGTACGCCCATAGGCGAAGTTGGCACCTCCCTGGTTGGTGTCGAAGCCGTAGTCCTAGATGAGTGCCACTATATGAATGACCGACAGCGTGGCACTGTTTGGGAAGAATCGATTATCTATTGTCCTGCTGACATTCAGCTATTAGCTCTTTCAGCAACAGTAGCCAATAGCGACCAACTAACTGATTGGCTAAATCGGGTTCACGGTGCAACCGAGCTAATATACTCCGACTTTCGACCAGTCCCCCTAAACTTTCACTTCTGCAACCCTAAAGGGCTGTTTCCGCTTCTCGATGACAACCAGAAAAAAATTAACCCGCGCCTAGTAGGGACAAAAAGGCGCAAGCAGGCAGAACAAGGCTCCCGCCAGCGAGAAGAAAGCCCTAGCTTGGGTTTCGTCGTTTCTGCACTGTGGGAACGAGATATGTTACCCGCAATTTATTTCATATTTAGCCGCCGGGGTTGCGATAAAGCCGTCGAGGAAATGGGAGACCTCATCCTCGTGAATCGCGGGGAACGCGAGGTACTTAAGCAGCGAATTGAAGAATTTTTGGCCAAAAATCCGGATGCTGGTTCACCAGGAAGAGTTCAAGCTCTCTTGCGGGGAATTGCTTCTCACCACGCGGGAATTTTACCAGCCTGGAAGGGGTTGGTGGAAGAATTGTTCCAAATGGGTTTGGTTAAGGTCGTGTTTGCTACGGAAACGCTGGCAGCGGGAATTAATATGCCTGCGCGAACAACAGTAATTTCCAGCCTTTCCAAGCGCACCGACGACGGACACCGACTGCTCAAGGCAAGCGAATTCTTGCAAATGGCGGGTAGGGCAGGCCGTCGTGGGATGGATACTGTCGGCCATGTAGTGACATTGCAGACGCCGTTTGAAGGTGCGAAAGAAGCGGCATATTTGGCGACATCCCAGGCTGACCCCTTGGTGAGTCAGTTTACCCCTAGCTACGGCATGGTGCTGAATTTGCTGCAAACGCATACTTTGGAAGAAGCAAGGGATTTGATTGAGAGGAGCTTTGCCCAGTATTTAGCGACACTGTATCTGAAACCGCAAGAACAAGCGATCGCCGATCTAACGGCTGAAGTAGAGCAAATCGAAGCTGATTTAGCAGTTATAGACCCCAAGCAAGTGGCAAGTTATGAAAAACTCTTGGGGAGGCTTAAAGAAGAGCGGCGATTATTAAAAATGCTGGTTGATGACGCCGAAGAAGTAAGAACCTCAGAAACTGCCAAGGCGCTAAATCTTGCTTCACCGGGAACCGTCCTACACTTGAAGGGCAAGCACGTACCTGTTTCGTCGCCGCTACCAGCCGTATTAATAGGAAAAGTACCCGGTCGCGGTCAAGCTCCCTATTTGATTTGCTTGGCACAGGATAATCGGTGGTACGTGGTGACAACAGTGGATGTGGTGGGGTGTTCTTTGGAGGACAGACTGCCCGTTCCCACCAAGGCTTTACCTATTCCTCCAGACGAGCTTAACCTGACTAAAGTAGGCGATCGCAAGCGAGGCGACCCATCTACCGCCGAATTTGCTGCAAGTATTCCTGCATCATACTCGCCCGTAACTGAAGAACCAGAGGTGATGGAGCAATTTCAGCACGTTGAGGCGGTGAAAGCGCTTTTGGATACACATCCAATGCGACAGTGGGGCAATCCCACCACTCTGCTCAAGCGCAATGCCAAGCGCTTGACCTTGTGCCAAGAAATAGCAGAACGCAAAGCCGAACTGCGCGAAATTTGGGCGCATCACTGGCAAGAATTTCTCGACCTTATTGAAATTTTGCAACGCATGGGGGCTTTGGATGGATTAAAGCCCACCCGACTGGGAGAAGCCGCTGCGGCAATTCGGGGCGACAATGAGTTGTGGCTGGGGATGGCGCTGATGTCGGGGGAACTAGATGATTTAGACCCCCATCACTTAGGAGCTGCGTGTGCCGCTTTGCTGACAGAGACGCCCCGCCCCGACAGCTGGACGCGCTATGAGTTATCGCCTCGCGTGTACGAGGGTTTGGGTGGGTTGCGCCCTCTACGTCGCAGTTTGTTCCAGATGCAGCGTCGATATCGGGTTGCGCTGCCAGTATGGTCTGAGGCAAGCTTGGTTAGTTTAGTAGAGCAGTGGGCATTGGGTGTGGAATGGCCGGAATTATGCCGTAACACGAGTTTAGATGAGGGGGATGTAGTGCGGATTTTGCGCCGCACGGTGGATTTCTTATCTCAAATTCCCCACGTACCCGGAATATCAGAGGTGTTGCGTCGCAATGCTATTCGGGCGATTCAGCTAATCGATCGCTTCCCAGTTAATGAGGTTGTTGCTTAA
- a CDS encoding glycoside hydrolase family 10 protein produces MPSSANAQMSQLGVVRSGENQGQWSGITARLRASGVAYCVVDLQQLKSAANLAGTQVLFLPNVETLTDVEVGTLQDWMDKGGRTIVSGPTGTLSSPNVRSALRSLFGAYWGFAIATPTNLQPNTEKTIEWVKADGLAGSGIGGAVIPTALTSQTAAFWKSDNNNSNAPAVVATDKTVFFGWRWGIDTGLSAEVDSGWLKAALGRYGQERLISSVPPTGPEQPCRASAAVSTRQAEAAKPTTVGANRALSSRAISTAPATTRSSAGANQSPKNQAIRPGWLELPNAIAMDKLKTPGVPIVQASDRASTSIAAPLTVENTRQGEQRVISQAPVPIQSSRAVQLAAQQVTPTEVETLRSTIPPITTLAQRSLVQSVPAMRQDLENLIGRVESAFITASAQTSTEEKGLRNWQTSSASPQSSVISKVPATEAARAGLQKFIDLVAVQNYSGAREQWTQLRRSLLQQYPTNRKIAQPEIRAMWLDRGTIVSAGSPKALARIFDSMAAAGINTVFFETVNAGYPIYPSRIAPKQNPMVRGWDPMEAAVKLAHERGMELHAWVWVFAAGNRVHNRLLNLPDNYPGPLVEAHPDWAASDKQGRIFDPRSGKVFLDPANPEVRRYLLDLIGEIALRYKVDGVQLDYIRYPFQEPSLNQTYGYGKAARQQFKQLTGRDPIAITASQADLWDSWTQFRISQIDSFVTEVSQRLRSQRSDIILSAAVFPMPKQERLSKLQQNWETWALRGDIDMLVPMTYVLEANQLQHMARPLFNESALAATLILPSVRLLNLPDVVAFDQIQLLRDLPAGGYALFAYENFNGNLQGIFNRTQGKPEKGSTFADLCPTSSDSQDVCLTTEAIPYRQPFQAAASRYAVLQAEWSYLKTNNQIWIKEPALSQWGKEALELSEALNQLAREPSREKFAYATAAMRSFRSEFRKWMQLQAIQQPYQVQMWENRLATVERLLKYGERSRLTRGVKK; encoded by the coding sequence TTGCCTTCTTCAGCCAATGCACAAATGTCCCAATTGGGGGTTGTAAGAAGTGGGGAGAATCAGGGGCAATGGTCAGGGATTACGGCACGCTTGCGGGCTAGCGGTGTCGCTTATTGTGTAGTTGATTTGCAACAACTGAAGTCAGCAGCTAATTTGGCAGGGACGCAAGTTTTGTTTTTGCCCAATGTGGAGACGCTGACTGACGTTGAGGTAGGAACGTTACAAGATTGGATGGACAAAGGGGGGCGGACGATAGTTAGCGGTCCGACAGGAACTCTATCAAGTCCTAACGTAAGATCTGCTTTGCGATCGCTCTTTGGGGCATACTGGGGGTTTGCGATCGCAACTCCAACAAACCTGCAACCTAACACAGAGAAGACTATTGAATGGGTAAAAGCAGACGGGCTTGCTGGCTCGGGGATCGGGGGCGCGGTTATTCCCACCGCATTGACCAGTCAAACAGCGGCTTTCTGGAAGTCCGACAACAACAATAGTAATGCCCCAGCTGTGGTGGCGACCGATAAAACCGTATTTTTTGGGTGGCGCTGGGGCATTGATACAGGTTTGTCCGCAGAGGTTGATAGCGGATGGCTGAAGGCGGCGTTGGGTCGCTACGGGCAGGAGAGATTAATCTCAAGCGTACCCCCAACGGGGCCAGAACAGCCTTGCCGCGCTTCTGCTGCTGTTTCTACCCGGCAGGCAGAGGCGGCTAAACCTACTACGGTTGGAGCGAATAGGGCGCTATCGTCTCGTGCCATCTCAACCGCGCCTGCGACTACTAGAAGCAGCGCGGGAGCGAATCAATCTCCAAAAAATCAAGCTATACGTCCGGGTTGGCTAGAATTGCCCAACGCGATCGCGATGGATAAGTTGAAAACTCCAGGCGTACCGATCGTACAGGCAAGCGATCGCGCCTCAACCAGCATTGCGGCTCCGTTGACTGTCGAAAATACTAGACAAGGGGAGCAGAGGGTAATTTCTCAGGCTCCAGTTCCCATTCAAAGCAGCCGCGCTGTTCAATTAGCAGCTCAACAGGTGACACCAACTGAGGTAGAAACCCTGAGATCTACCATCCCGCCTATAACGACTCTTGCACAGAGGAGTTTAGTACAGTCTGTACCCGCGATGCGTCAGGATCTGGAAAATCTCATAGGTAGAGTCGAGAGTGCCTTTATTACCGCCAGCGCCCAAACCAGCACTGAAGAAAAAGGTTTAAGGAACTGGCAAACTTCATCAGCCAGTCCGCAATCGTCAGTTATTAGCAAGGTTCCGGCAACTGAAGCGGCTAGAGCTGGTTTGCAGAAGTTTATCGACTTAGTTGCAGTACAGAATTATAGTGGGGCGCGAGAGCAGTGGACGCAGTTGCGGCGATCGCTATTGCAACAGTATCCCACCAACCGCAAAATTGCCCAGCCGGAGATTCGGGCTATGTGGTTAGACAGAGGCACCATTGTTAGTGCTGGATCGCCAAAAGCTTTGGCACGAATTTTCGATTCTATGGCAGCAGCCGGGATTAATACAGTCTTTTTTGAAACCGTTAACGCTGGCTATCCCATTTACCCCAGTCGCATCGCACCAAAGCAGAATCCTATGGTTCGGGGGTGGGACCCTATGGAGGCGGCTGTCAAGTTAGCCCACGAGCGAGGCATGGAATTGCACGCTTGGGTTTGGGTATTTGCCGCAGGCAACCGCGTACATAATCGTTTGCTCAACCTGCCAGATAATTATCCAGGGCCATTAGTGGAGGCCCATCCAGACTGGGCGGCTTCTGATAAACAGGGGCGCATATTCGATCCGCGTTCGGGGAAAGTGTTTTTAGACCCAGCTAATCCAGAGGTGCGACGCTATCTTTTGGATCTGATAGGGGAAATTGCCCTTAGGTATAAGGTCGATGGCGTCCAGTTGGATTATATTCGCTATCCTTTTCAAGAACCTAGCCTGAACCAGACTTACGGCTACGGGAAGGCGGCTCGTCAACAGTTTAAGCAATTGACAGGGAGAGATCCGATCGCCATTACTGCATCGCAAGCCGACCTGTGGGATAGTTGGACGCAATTTCGCATTTCTCAAATTGATTCTTTTGTCACTGAGGTATCTCAACGCCTGCGTAGCCAACGCTCCGACATTATTTTATCTGCGGCTGTGTTTCCCATGCCCAAACAAGAGCGCTTGTCAAAACTGCAACAAAATTGGGAAACCTGGGCGCTACGCGGCGATATAGATATGTTAGTGCCGATGACTTATGTCTTGGAGGCAAATCAATTGCAGCATATGGCGAGGCCACTTTTTAATGAATCGGCGCTAGCTGCAACTTTGATCTTGCCGTCTGTGAGGCTTTTGAATTTGCCAGATGTTGTGGCGTTCGATCAAATTCAGTTGTTGAGAGATTTGCCAGCAGGCGGTTACGCTTTGTTTGCTTATGAGAATTTCAACGGAAATCTGCAAGGGATTTTCAATCGCACTCAGGGCAAACCGGAAAAAGGTTCTACTTTTGCAGATTTATGTCCTACGAGTTCTGATAGTCAAGATGTTTGTCTGACAACAGAGGCGATTCCTTATCGGCAGCCTTTCCAGGCGGCGGCTAGCCGTTATGCAGTTTTACAAGCTGAATGGAGTTATTTAAAGACTAATAACCAAATTTGGATAAAAGAGCCTGCACTGTCGCAATGGGGGAAAGAAGCACTAGAACTATCAGAGGCGCTAAATCAACTAGCGAGGGAGCCTTCGAGGGAGAAGTTTGCATATGCTACAGCAGCTATGCGGTCTTTCCGGTCTGAATTCCGCAAATGGATGCAGTTGCAAGCAATACAACAGCCATATCAGGTGCAGATGTGGGAAAACCGTTTAGCGACAGTAGAAAGGTTGTTGAAATATGGAGAGCGATCGCGGTTGACTAGGGGGGTAAAAAAGTAA
- a CDS encoding glycosyltransferase family 4 protein produces the protein MPPQLYHLLAFLISGFVVLWTTPVVKKIGLKSGRVDKPNERKVHDRPMVRLGGVSIFAGTIIALVIVWNAGGFGVLPPEKESEIWAVTLGGLGFFLIGLADDLFNLSPFVRLLMQAIVASWAWHSGVQIEFLTIPGIGLVTLPDSIGWPITIIWLVGMANAINWIDGLDGLAAGVSGIAAVVMLIVSLFMHQPAAALIAAALAGGSLGFLRYNFNPAQIFMGDGGAYFIGFTLAGVAAIGLVKSTVPYLILAVPIVDMSVVILARLRHGKSPFTADKRHLHHRLLQAGLSHRLTVLFIYTLTLWVGSLALAFAGLPRGVAFALGTTLLLGYTSWQVWRTSRCESKKAL, from the coding sequence ATGCCTCCCCAGCTATACCATTTGCTTGCCTTTCTCATCTCCGGCTTTGTTGTCCTCTGGACAACACCAGTTGTTAAAAAAATTGGTCTTAAAAGCGGACGTGTCGATAAGCCTAACGAACGAAAAGTCCACGATCGCCCGATGGTACGGCTGGGAGGTGTCTCTATCTTTGCAGGCACCATAATTGCTCTAGTGATTGTTTGGAATGCGGGAGGTTTTGGCGTTCTGCCGCCAGAGAAAGAGTCAGAGATTTGGGCGGTCACGTTAGGTGGGCTGGGATTCTTTTTGATCGGCCTTGCAGACGACTTATTCAATCTGTCGCCTTTTGTCCGGCTGCTGATGCAAGCGATCGTTGCTAGTTGGGCGTGGCATAGTGGCGTGCAAATTGAGTTCCTTACCATTCCCGGAATTGGACTTGTAACTTTGCCAGACTCCATCGGCTGGCCAATAACGATTATTTGGCTGGTGGGTATGGCAAATGCCATCAACTGGATTGATGGTCTAGACGGTCTGGCAGCTGGCGTTTCTGGCATCGCCGCCGTAGTTATGTTGATTGTTAGCTTGTTCATGCACCAACCCGCAGCGGCTCTAATTGCAGCGGCTCTTGCGGGTGGCTCTCTGGGATTTCTGCGCTACAACTTTAACCCCGCTCAAATTTTTATGGGCGATGGGGGCGCATATTTTATCGGGTTTACCCTTGCTGGTGTCGCAGCGATCGGCCTAGTAAAGAGTACAGTACCTTACCTGATTTTGGCTGTGCCGATTGTGGATATGTCAGTGGTTATTTTGGCGCGGCTGCGACACGGTAAGTCGCCTTTTACAGCGGATAAACGCCATTTGCATCACAGGTTGCTGCAAGCAGGTCTGTCGCACAGATTAACAGTTTTGTTTATCTACACTCTGACTTTGTGGGTGGGGAGTTTAGCCCTTGCTTTTGCTGGGTTGCCCAGGGGTGTGGCTTTTGCCTTGGGTACGACCTTGCTGCTGGGTTACACCAGTTGGCAAGTTTGGCGTACCTCCCGGTGTGAGAGTAAAAAGGCCTTGTAA